One window of Papaver somniferum cultivar HN1 chromosome 9, ASM357369v1, whole genome shotgun sequence genomic DNA carries:
- the LOC113309856 gene encoding protein FAR1-RELATED SEQUENCE 5-like — translation MFEIKLCDGDKYEVIGFCANHTHDLVPAWGSHYLKSRRKIEVPQQGIISKMYDSGIKPAEIFSYMREESGCARNLNFTRIDSNNFIQRIKRLEFFKKGDAQCLLDYFKKKKQENKHFFYCFRTNEDGETRGVFFCDAQSRRDYALFGDAVCFDTTFRTNNYNMLCAPIVGINNHGQTTLFGCGLIDGESTDAVVWLFNTFMEAMEGKRPVSIFSDQAPGILKAVEEVFPDSHHGLCLWHISQNAAKHLGKTFSEYKSFASDFKSCIYDPETIDEFEKNWKKMLEDYKLTNNEWLQGIYDLREKWAQVYSHSYFCAGITTTQRSESINKFLKSYFCNGKILPRQFFHKYSKAMTDRREKVLEEEFKTQQTSPDVFFIGM, via the coding sequence ATGTTTGAGATTAAACTTTGTGATGGTGACAAGTATGAGGTAATCGGTTTTTGCGCGAATCATACACACGATCTCGTACCGGCATGGGGTTCCCATTATCTGAAGTCCCGAAGAAAAATCGAGGTTCCCCAACAGGGGATTATCAGTAAAATGTACGATTCTGGTATAAAACCGGCAGAAATTTTCTCATATATGCGTGAAGAATCTGGTTGCGCTAGAAACCTTAACTTCACTAGAATTGATTCTAACAATTTTATACAGAGGATTAAAAGGCTTGAATTCTTCAAGAAAGGTGATGCACAATGTCTCCTAGActatttcaagaaaaagaaacagGAAAACAAGCATTTTTTCTACTGTTTTCGAACAAATGAAGACGGAGAAACACGTGGTGTTTTCTTTTGTGATGCACAGTCGAGAAGAGATTATGCATTATTTGGTGATGCCGTATGTTTCGACACGACGTTCCGGACGAATAATTACAACATGCTTTGTGCACCAATTGTGGGGATAAATAACCATGGGCAAACAACACTTTTTGGATGTGGACTAATAGATGGTGAATCAACTGATGCTGTGGTGTGGTTATTTAATACTTTCATGGAGGCTATGGAAGGAAAGAGACCTGTAAGTATATTTAGTGATCAAGCACCAGGAATTTTAAAAGCCGTTGAAGAAGTGTTTCCAGATTCTCACCATGGATTATGCTTGTGGCATATCAGTCAAAACGCAGCTAAGCATTTGGGTAAAACATTTTCTGAGTATAAATCATTTGCATCAGATTTCAAATCTTGCATATATGATCCGGAAacaattgatgaatttgaaaaaaactggaaaaaaatGCTTGAGGATTATAAGCTTACAAATAATGAGTGGTTGCAAGGGATATATGATTTGCGAGAAAAGTGGGCTCAAGTTTACAGTCATTCTTATTTTTGTGCTGGAATAACCACAACACAGAGAAGTGAGAGCATTAACAAGTTTCTGAAGTCTTACTTCTGTAATGGAAAAATTCTTCCGCGACAATTTTTTCATAAATATTCTAAGGCTATGACTGATCGACGAGAAAAGGTATTGGAGGAGGAATTTAAAACGCAACAAACATCGCCTGATGTTTTTTTTATTGGAATGTAG